Genomic segment of Atribacterota bacterium:
AAAGGGTGAAGAAGAAGCTCTGCAGACTCTTTTAAAAGAAGAGGTTGATGGTGTGGTGTTTACCCCTGGGCACCGGAGTCGTTTCAACCATTTCATTGATCGCTTTGCTGAGCGTAACATTCCGGTGGTTACGGTTTCGACTGATGCACCGAGGAGTAAACGCCTCACTTCGGTTTGTGTGGATCCCCGAAAGAATGGGGAACTGGCTGGGGAACTGATGAGTCATTTTGTCTCGCAAGGAGGTAGGGTGGTGGTGATGGTGGGGTCCATGGAAATCGAGGATCATTTCCAAAAGGTGGAAGGATTCAGAGAGGTTATTACCCAATTTGGGAAAGGGATTGAGCTTTTGGAGGTCCTGGAAAACCGGGAAGATGAAGCACAGGCTCA
This window contains:
- a CDS encoding substrate-binding domain-containing protein — encoded protein: MPYRAKRPTIKDIARISGFSTGTVDRALHNRGDIKPQTKQKILNVARSLGYKTNCIASVMSRKKPLVFAAIFPKELHYFYDDIRRGFLDAMERLRNFKVTPLLKDIESLGKGEEEALQTLLKEEVDGVVFTPGHRSRFNHFIDRFAERNIPVVTVSTDAPRSKRLTSVCVDPRKNGELAGELMSHFVSQGGRVVVMVGSMEIEDHFQKVEGFREVITQFGKGIELLEVLENREDEAQA